One window from the genome of Pelodictyon luteolum DSM 273 encodes:
- the pyrH gene encoding UMP kinase, with protein MQYRRILLKLSGEALAGKDGYGINAEMLERFAEEVKEARDMGAEIALVIGGGNIFRGVSDAAKNMDRVQADYMGMLATVINSIAFQDALERLGVYTRLQTAIKMEQMAEPFIRRRAIRHLEKGRVVIFGAGTGNPYFTTDTAASLRAIEIEADVIVKGTRVDGVYDSDPETNPSAEFFPKISYLDVIRKNLRVMDMTAITLCRENTLPIVVMNMNEKGNLSRLIRGEHVGSLVHA; from the coding sequence ATGCAATACAGGCGCATCCTGTTGAAACTGAGCGGCGAGGCTCTTGCGGGCAAAGACGGATACGGCATCAATGCCGAAATGCTTGAGCGTTTCGCCGAAGAGGTGAAAGAAGCCCGAGACATGGGGGCCGAGATTGCTCTGGTCATCGGCGGCGGCAACATCTTCCGCGGTGTGTCCGATGCCGCAAAAAACATGGACAGGGTGCAGGCCGACTACATGGGTATGCTTGCCACAGTAATCAACTCTATTGCTTTCCAGGACGCACTTGAACGACTCGGGGTTTATACCCGGCTGCAGACTGCAATCAAGATGGAACAGATGGCTGAGCCGTTCATCCGCCGCCGTGCAATCCGACACCTTGAAAAGGGGAGGGTCGTGATTTTCGGTGCCGGAACCGGCAACCCCTACTTCACCACCGATACGGCTGCCTCGCTTCGGGCCATTGAGATCGAAGCCGATGTCATCGTCAAGGGCACCCGCGTTGACGGAGTCTACGATTCCGATCCGGAAACCAACCCCTCTGCGGAATTCTTTCCGAAAATCTCCTATCTCGACGTCATCCGCAAGAACCTCCGGGTGATGGATATGACGGCCATTACGCTCTGCAGGGAGAATACGCTGCCGATCGTGGTGATGAACATGAACGAGAAAGGGAATCTCTCAAGGCTGATCCGCGGCGAGCATGTCGGCTCGCTCGTTCACGCCTAG
- a CDS encoding LptE family protein codes for MLKIAVARVLFLPLLFLLLFIGGCYSLTGGSIPPHLKTVAVPVFAGGSEYRADLTRALSGKIESESSLQVVNSIARADALIEGSITSWSDTANQLSATTERAATNRITIVVQVNMDDRVEKRSVFAEQFVGFADYTTGDYLGQQRALRSCMQQIVDEAFDRIVSGW; via the coding sequence ATGCTGAAGATCGCTGTCGCGAGGGTGCTTTTCCTCCCGCTTCTCTTCCTGCTCCTCTTCATCGGGGGGTGCTACAGCCTGACAGGCGGTTCCATACCGCCGCATCTCAAAACGGTTGCCGTTCCCGTATTTGCCGGCGGCAGCGAGTACAGGGCCGACCTTACCCGGGCGTTGAGCGGGAAGATCGAATCTGAAAGCAGTCTCCAGGTCGTCAATTCCATCGCCCGCGCCGACGCGCTCATCGAGGGAAGCATCACATCCTGGTCCGATACCGCCAACCAGCTCTCAGCCACTACCGAGCGCGCCGCCACCAACCGGATCACCATCGTCGTCCAGGTGAATATGGACGACAGGGTGGAGAAGCGGTCGGTGTTTGCAGAGCAGTTTGTCGGTTTTGCCGATTACACCACCGGTGATTACCTCGGCCAGCAGCGGGCTCTTCGTTCCTGCATGCAGCAGATCGTCGATGAGGCTTTTGACCGGATTGTATCCGGCTGGTAA
- the recX gene encoding recombination regulator RecX produces MYSRRNAPRGQAALESSQSLASAHAFKLLGLRSHSQMELETKLKKKGFEGAHIAGAIERLKELKLIDDRAFAEEFLRSRSRMKQAGRMKLRMELRKRGISDAIIDVLLKSHDTSAPCLEAAKKKMRALGSSPGVREKEKLVRFLQGRGFMWEEIRETLQVLMPGSGGRSPLPDNEEEV; encoded by the coding sequence ATGTACAGTAGGAGGAATGCTCCACGGGGACAGGCCGCACTGGAAAGTTCCCAGAGCCTCGCCTCGGCCCACGCATTCAAACTCCTCGGGCTCCGCAGTCACAGCCAGATGGAACTTGAGACGAAACTCAAGAAAAAAGGATTTGAGGGCGCGCACATCGCAGGTGCGATTGAGCGGCTCAAGGAGCTGAAGCTCATTGACGACCGTGCGTTTGCCGAAGAGTTCCTCAGAAGTCGCAGCCGCATGAAACAGGCCGGGCGGATGAAGCTCAGGATGGAACTCCGCAAACGAGGCATCAGTGACGCCATCATCGACGTGCTGCTCAAGAGTCACGACACTTCCGCGCCGTGTCTGGAAGCAGCAAAAAAAAAGATGCGAGCACTTGGGAGCTCACCGGGGGTGAGGGAGAAGGAGAAACTGGTGCGGTTCCTGCAGGGAAGGGGGTTCATGTGGGAGGAGATCCGGGAGACACTGCAGGTACTCATGCCCGGTAGCGGGGGCCGAAGCCCCCTTCCGGACAATGAAGAAGAAGTCTAG
- the lsrF gene encoding 3-hydroxy-5-phosphonooxypentane-2,4-dione thiolase — MAEYDKDKQAKEYYTDIPVNNYGFFLKGAHSLDWGMKNRLSRIFRPDTGKTVMFAIDHGYFQGPTTGLERPDVNIVPLMPHADAIMLTRGILRTTVPPSLTKAVVMRCSGGPSILKELSDEELAVDIEDAIRMNVACITLQVFIGGEYETRSIKNMTRLVDMGLRYGIPTMAVTAVGKDMVRDAKYFRLATRICAELGAQVVKTYYVEEDFDTIVASCPVPIVMAGGKKLPEKDALAMSYRAIQEGASGVDMGRNIFQSDYPLAMMKSVNRVVHEGLTPDEAFEYFNSIKGEG; from the coding sequence ATGGCTGAATACGATAAGGACAAGCAGGCCAAAGAGTATTACACCGACATTCCGGTGAACAACTACGGCTTTTTCCTCAAGGGTGCGCACTCGCTCGACTGGGGCATGAAAAACCGCCTGTCGCGCATTTTCCGTCCCGATACCGGCAAGACCGTGATGTTCGCCATCGACCACGGCTACTTCCAGGGCCCGACCACCGGCCTTGAGCGTCCTGACGTCAACATCGTTCCCCTGATGCCGCATGCCGATGCCATCATGCTTACCCGCGGGATTCTGCGCACAACCGTGCCCCCGTCCCTTACGAAGGCAGTCGTCATGCGCTGCAGCGGCGGACCGAGCATCCTGAAGGAGCTTTCCGACGAGGAGCTGGCTGTAGACATTGAGGACGCCATCCGCATGAACGTTGCCTGCATCACCCTGCAGGTCTTCATCGGCGGCGAGTACGAGACCCGCTCCATCAAGAACATGACCCGGCTCGTCGACATGGGCCTGCGCTACGGCATCCCCACGATGGCGGTCACCGCCGTCGGCAAGGACATGGTCCGCGACGCCAAGTACTTCCGGCTCGCCACCCGCATTTGCGCCGAACTCGGCGCTCAGGTTGTCAAGACCTACTATGTCGAGGAGGACTTTGATACCATTGTCGCCTCCTGCCCGGTGCCTATCGTCATGGCCGGCGGCAAGAAGCTGCCCGAAAAGGATGCCCTCGCCATGTCGTACCGTGCCATTCAGGAAGGCGCTTCCGGCGTGGACATGGGTCGCAACATCTTCCAGAGCGACTATCCGCTTGCTATGATGAAGTCGGTCAACCGGGTTGTGCATGAGGGGCTCACTCCCGACGAGGCATTCGAATACTTCAACTCGATCAAAGGCGAGGGCTGA
- a CDS encoding RuBisCO large subunit C-terminal-like domain-containing protein, with product MNTDDIRGFFASREQLDMADYLTLEYYVECVGDIETALAHFCSEQSTAQWRRVGHDEDFRPRFGAKVIGLQIEGELEQLSYPVQHSETGPIHACRVTIAHPHRNFGPKLPNLLTAVCGEGVFFTPGIPVVKLLDITFPEPYLNAFDGPKFGIEGIRDLLKAYDRPIFFGVVKPNIGLSPAHFAEIAMESWLGGLDIAKDDEMLADVEWSTLAERSRELGLARIRAEKETGEPKVYLANITDEVGSLKEQHDVAVRNGANALLINALPVGLSAVRMLAAYTKVPLIGHFPFIAAFSRMEKYGIHSRVMTKLQRLAGLDSIIMPGFGSRMMTPEEEVKENIAECLQDFGHIRRSLPVPGGSDSALTLETVYRKVGSVDFGFVPGRGIFGHPMGPKAGAASIRQAWDAIEKGVSLERYAEGHPELGAMVAGARRSH from the coding sequence ATGAATACTGATGACATCAGGGGCTTTTTCGCCTCCAGAGAGCAGCTCGACATGGCTGATTACCTGACGCTCGAGTACTATGTCGAGTGTGTGGGGGACATCGAAACGGCGCTCGCTCATTTCTGCAGCGAGCAGTCGACTGCTCAGTGGCGCAGGGTGGGCCATGACGAGGATTTCCGGCCGAGGTTCGGGGCCAAGGTCATCGGACTCCAAATCGAAGGTGAGCTCGAGCAGCTGAGCTATCCCGTCCAGCATTCAGAAACGGGGCCCATCCATGCATGCCGGGTCACCATTGCCCATCCCCACCGCAATTTCGGCCCGAAACTGCCTAACCTGCTTACCGCGGTCTGCGGGGAAGGGGTGTTCTTCACTCCCGGTATCCCGGTGGTGAAACTGCTTGACATCACGTTTCCCGAACCCTATCTCAACGCGTTTGATGGACCGAAGTTCGGCATTGAGGGGATCCGCGACCTTCTGAAGGCTTATGACCGACCGATCTTTTTCGGCGTCGTCAAGCCGAACATCGGGCTCAGCCCGGCACATTTCGCCGAGATTGCCATGGAGAGCTGGCTCGGGGGGCTTGACATCGCCAAGGACGACGAGATGCTTGCCGATGTCGAATGGTCGACCCTTGCCGAGCGTTCACGTGAGCTCGGACTTGCCCGCATAAGGGCCGAGAAGGAGACTGGCGAGCCGAAAGTCTATCTGGCCAACATAACTGACGAGGTCGGTTCCCTGAAGGAGCAGCACGATGTGGCGGTCCGTAACGGCGCCAATGCGCTGCTCATCAACGCCCTTCCCGTGGGACTCAGCGCCGTGCGCATGCTGGCCGCCTACACCAAGGTTCCGCTGATCGGTCATTTTCCCTTCATCGCGGCCTTCAGCAGGATGGAGAAGTACGGCATCCACTCGCGGGTGATGACCAAGCTGCAGCGGCTTGCGGGTCTTGATTCCATCATCATGCCCGGCTTCGGCAGCCGGATGATGACGCCCGAAGAGGAGGTGAAGGAGAACATCGCCGAGTGCCTTCAGGACTTCGGACACATCCGTCGCTCCCTGCCGGTTCCCGGTGGCAGCGATTCCGCCCTTACGCTTGAAACCGTTTACCGGAAGGTCGGCAGCGTTGACTTCGGCTTTGTTCCCGGCCGCGGCATCTTCGGCCATCCCATGGGCCCGAAAGCCGGGGCGGCCAGCATCCGACAGGCCTGGGATGCCATTGAAAAGGGGGTGTCGCTTGAACGTTACGCTGAAGGCCATCCGGAACTTGGTGCCATGGTTGCCGGTGCCCGCCGGAGTCATTGA
- a CDS encoding SDR family NAD(P)-dependent oxidoreductase, with product MQKLDGRVTVITGSTKGIGNAIAHAFVREGAKVVITSSSEPNVRHALDAFPEGTALGFRCDVTSPAEVERLLEAAVERFGRIDCFINNAGISDPFQSLAESDPDLWGRVIDTNIKGTYYASRAAIRYFLQFNPNGKLINMAGSGTDPQSNTPWISAYGSTKAAIARFTRSVAAEYRHTGMSIMLLHPGLVRTAMVSPSEPTAELLKQLHTFNTVLDIFAQPPSVAARLAVKMASEWSDGRTGIYLSALGNWRKKRLLLSFPFRKMFNRIDRRTY from the coding sequence ATGCAGAAGCTTGATGGCAGGGTCACGGTCATCACCGGATCGACAAAAGGAATCGGCAATGCCATTGCGCATGCGTTCGTCCGTGAGGGGGCTAAGGTTGTCATCACCTCTTCATCCGAGCCGAATGTCCGCCATGCTCTTGATGCTTTTCCTGAGGGTACGGCATTGGGTTTCCGCTGCGACGTCACCTCACCGGCGGAGGTGGAGCGCCTCCTGGAGGCTGCTGTAGAGCGTTTCGGCCGCATCGACTGCTTCATCAACAATGCGGGGATTTCCGATCCATTCCAGAGCCTTGCCGAAAGCGACCCCGATCTCTGGGGCCGCGTGATCGACACCAACATCAAGGGGACATACTACGCAAGCCGTGCCGCCATCCGCTATTTTCTCCAATTCAACCCGAACGGCAAGCTCATCAACATGGCAGGTTCGGGGACCGATCCTCAGTCGAACACCCCGTGGATAAGTGCCTATGGCTCCACCAAAGCCGCCATAGCCCGCTTCACCCGTTCGGTAGCCGCCGAATACAGGCACACCGGCATGTCAATCATGCTGCTCCATCCGGGCCTCGTGCGCACAGCGATGGTGAGTCCTTCTGAGCCTACTGCCGAACTGCTGAAACAGCTCCATACCTTCAATACGGTGCTTGATATCTTCGCCCAGCCACCCTCTGTTGCCGCCCGACTGGCCGTGAAGATGGCTTCGGAGTGGAGTGACGGCCGGACCGGGATATACCTTTCAGCCCTTGGCAACTGGAGAAAAAAAAGGTTGCTCCTGAGCTTTCCCTTCCGTAAAATGTTCAACAGGATTGATCGAAGAACTTATTAA
- a CDS encoding bifunctional aldolase/short-chain dehydrogenase, translating to MQNLWNDSDVLNPAVGQEMPRELSELVYASRLLGRESSLVMHGGGNTSVKSQLHDFIGNGVNVIFIKGSGVDLADVQAHDFTPVRIDPLQKLQHLYATGERKSDEDIQRFSTREFKHFLYLNLFHLTDHMVSNALTPSIETLLHAFLPHRFIFHTHSLAFLTLSNQPEGEKLCGEVLGDGFGSVPYIKPGLGLARHAAKAFAADPAIRGLALHKHGLVTFGDTAREAYDRMIEAVSVLESRIAAKPRGVFPAAPLPASLPPVEDVAPIIRGACVEEKEPGTKDYDQFILDFRSSGRVLEYVNSRNLSEMSRKGAMTPDFIVRTKNRPLVLPAPDAVDMDGFKTAVHEAVRQYRADYEAYFTEQKAASGSEAGMLDSLPRVALVPGIGLFGLGRTAKAARVNADIAAGSAAAILDAESIGTFRSITDREAFDIEYWEMEQAKMQKVRHLAFAGKVAMVTGGAGGIGLATAKAFKQKGAEIVLLDLHMDALERAAEELGGDVLAMACDVTDRNAVRAAFHAACRRFGGVDIIVSNVGAALQGRIGEVPDEVLRKSFELNFFSHQSIAQEAVRVMKLQGTGGVLLFNVSKQAVNPGPDFGPYGLPKAATMFLVRQYALDHGRDGIRANGINADRIRSGLLTPEMIKARSAARGLSEREYMAGNLLQLEVTAEDVAEAFVHLALEKRTTGSITTVDGGNIAAALR from the coding sequence ATGCAGAACCTCTGGAATGACAGCGATGTATTGAACCCGGCAGTCGGGCAGGAGATGCCCCGGGAGCTTTCGGAACTGGTTTACGCTTCCCGACTGCTCGGCCGTGAGAGCTCTCTGGTGATGCACGGCGGCGGGAATACCTCGGTCAAATCCCAGCTGCACGACTTCATCGGCAATGGGGTCAATGTGATTTTTATCAAGGGAAGCGGAGTCGATTTGGCCGACGTCCAGGCGCACGACTTCACCCCGGTACGCATCGACCCTCTCCAGAAACTCCAGCATCTCTACGCCACCGGTGAACGGAAGAGCGATGAGGATATCCAGAGGTTTTCAACCAGGGAGTTCAAGCATTTTCTCTATCTGAACCTGTTTCACCTGACCGACCACATGGTGAGCAACGCCCTCACTCCCTCGATCGAGACGCTGCTCCACGCGTTCCTTCCGCATCGCTTCATTTTTCATACCCACTCGCTCGCCTTTCTGACACTCTCGAACCAGCCGGAGGGAGAGAAGCTCTGCGGGGAGGTGCTCGGCGACGGGTTCGGTTCCGTGCCATATATCAAGCCCGGCCTTGGCCTGGCCCGCCATGCAGCAAAGGCTTTCGCGGCTGATCCGGCCATCCGGGGCCTGGCGTTGCACAAGCACGGCCTTGTCACCTTCGGCGACACCGCCCGCGAGGCCTATGACCGCATGATAGAGGCTGTCAGCGTCCTTGAATCAAGAATCGCCGCGAAGCCGCGGGGCGTGTTTCCAGCGGCGCCGCTTCCAGCATCCCTTCCTCCGGTTGAGGATGTCGCGCCAATCATCCGCGGTGCCTGCGTCGAGGAGAAAGAGCCGGGCACGAAGGACTATGACCAGTTCATTCTGGACTTCAGGAGCTCCGGCCGGGTCCTTGAATATGTCAACAGCAGGAATCTTTCGGAAATGAGCCGCAAGGGTGCGATGACCCCCGACTTCATCGTCCGGACAAAGAACCGTCCGCTTGTCCTTCCGGCTCCCGATGCCGTTGACATGGATGGATTCAAAACGGCGGTCCACGAGGCCGTCCGGCAGTACCGTGCGGACTACGAAGCATACTTTACGGAGCAGAAGGCCGCTTCCGGCAGCGAAGCCGGGATGCTCGACTCACTTCCTCGCGTCGCCCTCGTGCCGGGCATCGGCCTCTTCGGCCTCGGCCGGACGGCGAAGGCGGCCCGCGTCAACGCAGACATCGCCGCCGGCAGCGCCGCTGCCATCCTTGATGCCGAGTCGATTGGCACGTTCCGCTCGATTACCGACCGGGAGGCATTCGACATCGAGTACTGGGAAATGGAGCAGGCCAAGATGCAGAAAGTCCGCCATCTTGCGTTTGCCGGCAAGGTCGCCATGGTCACCGGCGGAGCCGGCGGCATAGGGCTTGCCACCGCGAAGGCGTTCAAACAGAAGGGCGCGGAAATCGTGCTGCTCGACCTCCATATGGATGCGCTCGAACGGGCGGCCGAAGAGCTCGGAGGAGACGTGCTCGCAATGGCGTGCGACGTCACCGACCGCAATGCGGTGCGTGCGGCTTTTCATGCGGCATGCCGCCGGTTCGGCGGTGTGGACATCATCGTCTCCAATGTGGGTGCCGCACTGCAGGGCCGCATCGGCGAGGTTCCCGACGAGGTGCTCCGCAAGAGTTTCGAGTTGAATTTCTTCTCCCATCAGTCGATCGCCCAGGAGGCGGTAAGGGTGATGAAGCTCCAGGGAACCGGCGGAGTCCTGCTCTTCAATGTCTCGAAGCAGGCGGTCAACCCGGGCCCCGATTTCGGCCCGTACGGCCTGCCGAAAGCTGCAACCATGTTTCTGGTCCGCCAATATGCGCTTGACCACGGCCGCGACGGCATCCGGGCCAACGGCATCAACGCCGACCGCATCCGCAGCGGCCTTCTCACGCCCGAGATGATCAAGGCTCGCTCGGCGGCCCGCGGGCTCAGTGAGCGGGAATACATGGCCGGCAACCTCCTCCAGCTGGAGGTAACGGCCGAGGATGTCGCCGAAGCGTTCGTCCATCTTGCGCTTGAAAAGCGCACCACCGGTTCGATTACGACGGTCGACGGAGGCAATATCGCAGCGGCGCTCCGCTGA
- the tsf gene encoding translation elongation factor Ts, with amino-acid sequence MSQISAKDVKDLRDTTGIGMMDCKKALEETGGDMEKAIEYLRKKGAALAAKRAEKDASEGMICIRVSADRKSGVILELNCETDFVARGEVFTGFAGALGDLALENRTVSTDALLKLRMADAMGGELVDDAIKTMTGKLGEKIDLKRLFFFDAADGLVESYVHPGAQLGAIIHLATDKPEAVAPLAKDLAMQVAAAAPIEVDRSAVPQELIAKESEIYRQQALGQGKKEEFVDKIVLGRLDKYYQEVVLLEQSFIKSNNMKVSAVLDEFRKLLQAAVDVKEFVRYQLGE; translated from the coding sequence ATGAGCCAGATTTCAGCAAAAGATGTAAAGGACCTCCGCGATACGACAGGTATCGGCATGATGGACTGCAAAAAGGCCCTTGAAGAGACCGGCGGCGACATGGAGAAGGCCATCGAATACCTTCGCAAGAAAGGAGCCGCTCTTGCCGCCAAGCGTGCAGAGAAGGATGCCAGCGAAGGCATGATCTGCATCAGGGTGTCGGCTGACCGCAAGTCGGGCGTGATCCTCGAGCTCAACTGCGAGACCGATTTCGTAGCCCGCGGAGAGGTGTTCACCGGCTTTGCCGGAGCGCTCGGCGACCTTGCCCTTGAGAACCGCACTGTTTCAACCGATGCACTCCTGAAGCTCCGGATGGCGGATGCGATGGGCGGCGAACTCGTCGACGATGCCATCAAGACCATGACAGGAAAGCTTGGAGAGAAGATCGACCTCAAGCGTCTCTTTTTCTTTGACGCTGCTGACGGTCTCGTCGAGTCCTATGTTCACCCCGGAGCCCAGCTCGGAGCCATCATTCATTTGGCGACCGACAAGCCCGAAGCAGTTGCGCCCCTTGCCAAGGACCTCGCCATGCAGGTTGCAGCGGCAGCACCGATTGAAGTTGATCGTTCCGCCGTGCCGCAGGAGCTGATTGCCAAGGAATCCGAGATCTATCGCCAGCAGGCGCTCGGTCAGGGCAAGAAAGAGGAGTTCGTTGACAAGATCGTTCTCGGCCGTCTCGACAAGTACTACCAGGAGGTGGTGCTCCTTGAACAGTCTTTCATCAAGTCGAATAACATGAAAGTGTCTGCCGTGCTTGATGAGTTCCGCAAGCTGCTGCAGGCCGCAGTGGATGTAAAGGAATTTGTCCGCTATCAGCTCGGCGAATGA
- the bchF gene encoding 2-vinyl bacteriochlorophyllide hydratase, with amino-acid sequence MPRYTPEQLAKRNASIWTDIQIILAPIQFIIFLTGVSVTALYLNGIITSFYWVSLAILFKTLFFALLFVTGMFFEKEIFDKWVYSKEFLWEDVGSTIAAAFHLLYFVMAWMGYPEEVLVWEAFLAYFTYVINALQYLVRIILEKHNERKLRMGGHI; translated from the coding sequence ATGCCTCGTTACACTCCGGAGCAGCTGGCCAAGAGGAACGCCTCGATATGGACCGACATACAGATCATTCTTGCGCCCATCCAGTTCATCATTTTCCTTACCGGCGTCTCGGTGACGGCGCTTTACCTCAACGGGATCATCACCTCTTTCTACTGGGTGAGCCTTGCAATCCTCTTCAAGACCCTCTTTTTTGCCCTGCTCTTCGTGACGGGGATGTTCTTCGAGAAAGAGATTTTCGACAAGTGGGTCTACTCGAAAGAGTTTCTCTGGGAGGACGTCGGCAGCACCATCGCTGCGGCATTCCATCTGCTCTACTTTGTCATGGCGTGGATGGGTTACCCCGAGGAAGTGCTGGTGTGGGAGGCGTTTCTGGCCTACTTCACCTACGTCATCAACGCCCTGCAGTATCTGGTGCGCATCATCCTTGAGAAGCACAACGAACGCAAACTCCGCATGGGCGGCCATATCTGA
- the rpsB gene encoding 30S ribosomal protein S2, whose protein sequence is MSHFQLEEMLRAGVHFGHLARRWCPKMKPYIFMEKNGVHIIDLQKTLVLADDALNALDAIAQTGREIMFVGTKKQAKQIIAAEATRAGMPFVCERWLGGMLTNFSTIRQSIRRMNSIERMETDGTFDMITKKERLMLAREREKLMRILGGIATMTRLPAALFIVDIKKEHIAIKEARSLGIPIFAMVDTNCDPEQVDYVIPANDDAIRSIQLMVKAVADTVVNARAMKVEQEVLAEMDAPEVDAAEDAAQSAE, encoded by the coding sequence TGTCACACTTTCAGCTTGAAGAGATGCTCCGCGCAGGAGTCCACTTCGGTCACCTCGCCCGCCGCTGGTGCCCGAAAATGAAGCCGTATATCTTCATGGAGAAGAACGGCGTCCACATCATCGACCTTCAGAAGACCCTCGTTCTCGCCGATGACGCCCTCAACGCCCTCGACGCCATTGCCCAGACCGGCAGGGAGATCATGTTCGTCGGCACCAAGAAGCAGGCCAAGCAGATCATCGCAGCCGAGGCCACGCGCGCCGGCATGCCTTTCGTCTGTGAGCGCTGGCTCGGCGGCATGCTCACCAACTTCTCCACCATCCGCCAGAGCATCAGGCGCATGAACTCCATCGAGCGGATGGAGACGGACGGTACCTTCGATATGATCACCAAGAAAGAGCGTCTCATGCTTGCCCGCGAGCGTGAGAAACTCATGCGGATCCTCGGCGGTATCGCCACGATGACCCGTCTGCCTGCAGCGCTCTTCATCGTCGATATTAAAAAAGAGCACATTGCCATCAAGGAGGCCCGTTCGCTCGGCATCCCGATTTTCGCTATGGTCGACACCAACTGTGACCCCGAGCAGGTTGACTACGTCATCCCTGCCAACGACGATGCAATCCGTTCCATCCAGCTTATGGTGAAAGCCGTAGCTGACACCGTTGTCAACGCCCGTGCCATGAAAGTCGAGCAGGAAGTGCTTGCTGAAATGGATGCACCGGAAGTGGACGCGGCCGAGGACGCAGCGCAGAGCGCAGAGTAA
- a CDS encoding B12-binding domain-containing radical SAM protein gives MPATITTRPLKILLVSPQGKMDDDSNQKPLFHMALAVLVSLTPPQHDIEMVDEHFHDSIDYDGDYDLVGITSRTLEATRAYEIADTFRAHGKKVVLGGLHISFNPEEAAIHADSIVVGEADNLWASLIDDVGNGALKPLYDSKQYPPVKEIVPIDYARISRSSKRGKVDGTKSIPIYVTRGCPFNCSFCVTPNFTGKQYRAQKAESLKSQVEEAKKYFFKASSSSKKPWFMLTDENLGINQKKLWEALDLLKECDITFSVFLSINFLEDPQTVKKLVDAGCNFVLAGLESIKQSTLEAYNKGHVNSAEKYSKIIEDCRRAGLNIQGNFLFNPAIDTFEDIDELVRFVEKNHIFMPIFQIITPYPGTQMYLDYKRDGLITIEDWEKYNALHLVIKSERYDPVLFQYKVLSSYAAIYSWRHIIGRIWHNPKKVINLITNLAFRHHLNSELNAFEATHNVTPESLQNVQ, from the coding sequence ATGCCAGCAACAATCACAACCCGCCCCCTGAAGATCCTTCTGGTCTCGCCCCAGGGGAAAATGGACGACGACAGCAACCAGAAACCGCTCTTCCACATGGCGCTTGCCGTGCTCGTGAGCCTCACGCCCCCGCAGCACGACATCGAAATGGTCGATGAGCACTTCCACGACTCCATCGACTACGACGGAGACTACGACCTCGTCGGCATCACCTCGCGCACCCTTGAGGCAACCCGTGCCTATGAGATAGCCGATACCTTCCGTGCCCATGGAAAGAAGGTCGTGCTCGGTGGACTGCACATCTCGTTCAACCCCGAAGAAGCCGCAATCCACGCTGACAGCATCGTCGTCGGGGAGGCTGACAACCTCTGGGCATCGCTCATTGACGATGTCGGAAACGGAGCACTCAAACCGCTCTATGACTCCAAGCAATATCCTCCCGTGAAGGAGATCGTGCCGATAGACTACGCCCGCATCTCGCGTTCCTCGAAGCGGGGGAAAGTCGACGGCACCAAGTCGATCCCGATCTACGTCACCCGGGGCTGCCCGTTCAACTGCTCATTCTGCGTAACCCCCAATTTCACCGGCAAACAGTACCGCGCCCAGAAAGCCGAGTCGCTGAAATCGCAGGTCGAGGAGGCGAAGAAATACTTTTTCAAAGCCAGCAGCAGTTCCAAAAAGCCCTGGTTCATGCTCACCGATGAAAACCTCGGCATCAACCAGAAAAAGCTCTGGGAAGCCCTCGACCTTCTCAAAGAGTGCGACATCACATTCAGCGTCTTTCTCTCCATCAACTTTCTCGAAGACCCGCAGACCGTCAAAAAGCTGGTCGATGCAGGCTGCAACTTCGTGCTTGCCGGGCTTGAGTCCATCAAGCAGAGCACTCTGGAGGCATACAACAAAGGGCACGTCAACTCAGCCGAGAAGTATTCTAAAATCATTGAGGACTGCCGCAGAGCGGGACTGAACATCCAGGGCAACTTTCTCTTCAACCCCGCTATCGACACTTTCGAGGATATCGACGAACTGGTCCGGTTTGTCGAGAAAAACCACATCTTCATGCCCATCTTCCAGATCATCACCCCCTACCCGGGAACGCAGATGTATCTGGACTACAAGCGCGACGGACTCATCACCATCGAGGACTGGGAGAAATACAACGCCCTGCACCTCGTCATCAAGTCCGAGCGCTACGACCCCGTGCTGTTCCAGTACAAGGTGCTCTCCAGCTACGCCGCCATCTACTCATGGCGCCATATCATCGGCAGGATCTGGCACAACCCGAAAAAAGTGATCAACCTCATCACAAACCTCGCCTTCCGCCACCACCTCAACTCGGAGCTCAATGCCTTCGAGGCAACACACAACGTTACCCCCGAAAGTCTCCAGAATGTACAGTAG